A single Euwallacea similis isolate ESF13 chromosome 1, ESF131.1, whole genome shotgun sequence DNA region contains:
- the LOC136409111 gene encoding follistatin-related protein 5-like — translation MTRYKSLSTLAILKLLSTCALTLTQLSFADSKNLRSQRHHREIFSTEVPETTTVLLENDPCLSHYCPSGRECKMRNSIPICECSKMCVPHHPICASDGVVYPSHCHMHSTACSSKRRLSQMDMSFCQKNSRSERDWLQEKTLESKTPEDRKSRNNSSGLSASGLSNVQSVLVLPSLKSGDLSNLLNEIEDHYYGRDECSLQEYEVMKDNLLLYNHAKLMSEDQSKDSLLSMMFSHYDKNNDEYLQKSELDQVSSEDQDLVNVINLTSGCSLSSMIEFDDSDKDRKLSLSEFSVAMSKLYSVSVVTLDKALEVNQVSACLGDNVELHCAVTGSPIPPVLWRRHGQDLAILNQEDIKVYGDGSLYLTKVQLQHAGNYTCSAQRNPHVVQTHVLTVHTLPEVHVMPKIQSKRPGEDAQMFCHVSGEPFPQVQWLKNDEELKIEDSSKKYQIIGNGTSLKIKKIDFADTGAYMCQATNIGGLTRDISSLVVQEQPTPQSPTDDEHRFFAFHDWGISVYEPTTCRLHHMIQGTDIIPGTQEYVCGDHGTPCSWGRAVSVSNRYIYASQPTLDRILIVSTAQMAVVDVVGTDKVPVELFKVLHLDQLWLLSWREGNDTGAKTVQVIRDAAQKRKHHTVHPEPIDGQFDMVKNLFLPTSFQEISHYTFKYGYVTHTNQRGLYKLDLENLRYTRSVDLAPYNCVPEEIQFSALYGFVFMECKEPVTGKATGQVVLDYLTDAVVSTAPTLLGKPYISPDSRKLVTFNRTPSGATLIVQEIRAHGLEFLFDVKTSLNISDITFYPSQTTHSYDLYASGQNKEDLLFVNLSTGKVEIITGVGIASSMSNWDNSARPITTAGRFGGFLASPSNHALFIINGQSRTVNCEISAVAKPSHIVWITQKYH, via the exons AATTTGAGGTCGCAACGGCATCATCGGGAGATATTTTCCACTGAAGTGCCGGAAACCACGACCGTCCTCTTGGAAAATG atcCATGTCTTTCCCATTATTGCCCCTCGGGGAGGGAATGCAAAATGCGGAATTCCATACCGATTTGTGAGTGTTCAAAGATGTGTGTGCCCCACCACCCCATATGTGCCTCAGATGGGGTGGTTTACCCCAGCCATTGCCACATGCACAGCACTGCGTGTAGCAGCAAAAGAAGACTTTCCCAAATGGACATGAGCTTCTGTCAGAAAAATTCGAGAAGTG AGCGTGATTGGCTGCAGGAGAAAACGCTGGAAAGTAAAACGCCTGAGGATCGCAAATCCAGGAACAATTCTTCAGGATTAAGTGCCTCAGGATTATCTAACGTTCAG TCAGTATTAGTGCTGCCCAGTTTGAAATCTGGAGATCTCAGTAATTTACTCAATGAAATCGAAGATCACTATTATGGAAGGGATGAATGTTCTTTGCAGGAATATGAAGTTATGAAG GATAATTTGCTGCTCTACAACCATGCCAAGTTGATGTCAGAAGACCAGAGCAAGGACTCTTTGCTGTCCATGATGTTTTCGCACTATGATAAAAACAATGatgaatatttacaaaaatctgAGCTTGACCAAGTTTCATCAGAAGATCAGGATTTAGTCAATGTTATCAATTTGACCAGTGGCTGCTCTCTTTCTAGCATGATTGAATTTGATGATTCTGACAAGGATCGGAAGCTTAGCTTGAGCGAGTTTTCAGTAGCAATGAGCAAATTATACA GTGTCTCCGTGGTAACTTTGGACAAAGCTCTCGAAGTCAATCAAGTTTCAGCTTGTCTAGGAGACAACGTAGAGCTCCACTGCGCCGTTACGGGTTCCCCAATTCCCCCAGTTTTATGGCGCCGCCATGGGCAAGATTTGGCAATCTTAAATCAAGAAGATATAAAAGTCTATGGAGATGGAAGTTTATATTTGACTAAGGTGCAACTACAGCATGCTGGGAATTACACGTGTAGTGCTCAGAGAAACCCGCATGTAGTGCAGACCCACGTGCTTACAGTTCATA CTTTGCCAGAAGTTCATGTGATGCCCAAGATTCAATCAAAGAGACCTGGAGAGGATGCTCAGATGTTCTGTCATGTGTCTGGAGAACCTTTTCCACAG GTCCAATGGCTGAAAAATGATGAGGAATTGAAGATAGAAGACAGCTCCAAAAAGTATCAGATTATAGGCAATGGAACCTCACTAAAgatcaagaaaattgattttgctGACACTGGGGCTTATATGTGCCAAGCCACAAATATAG GAGGCCTCACGAGGGACATAAGTTCTTTAGTAGTTCAAGAGCAACCGACTCCTCAAA GTCCTACGGATGATGAGCACAGATTCTTCGCTTTCCACGATTGGGGGATTTCAGTTTATGAACCCACCACCTGCAGACTGCATCACATGATACAGGGCACTGATATAATTCCGGGAACACAa GAATATGTTTGTGGCGATCATGGAACTCCATGTTCCTGGGGTAGAGCAGTTTCAGTCTCCAACAGATACATCTATGCGTCTCAACCAACACTGGACAGGATTCTTATAGTATCTACAGCCCAGATGGCTGTAGTTGATGTTGTGGGAACTGATAAAGTTCCTGTAGAACTGTTCAAAGTGCTGCATCTGGATCAGCTATGGTTGTTGAGTTGGAGGGAAGGTAATGACACTGGAGCTAAAACTGTGCAG GTAATAAGAGATGCAGCACAGAAGAGAAAGCATCATACTGTGCACCCGGAGCCTATTGATGGACAGTTTGATATGgtgaaaaacttatttttgccCACATCATTTCAG gaaatatcTCACTATACGTTCAAATATGGCTATGTAACTCACACAAACCAAAGAGGTCTTTACAAGCTGGATTTGGAGAATCTAAGATATACACGTTCAGTGGATTTGGCTCCATACAATTGTGTGCCTGAAGAGATTCAGTTTTCAGCTCTCT ATGGGTTTGTCTTCATGGAATGCAAAGAACCAGTAACGGGCAAAGCTACTGGTCAAGTTGTCTTGGATTATTTGACCGATGCAGTGGTGTCAACTGCACCAACTTTACTAGGAAAGCCGTATATTTCTCCAGATTCCAGGAAATTGGTGACTTTTAACAGAACTCCTTCTGGGGCCACTTTGATTGTACAGGAGATTAGAG CACATGGTTTAGagtttttatttgacgtgAAAACCAGTTTGAATATCTCAGATATCACATTTTACCCCAGCCAAACCACACACAGTTACGATTTGTATGCAAGTGGTCAAAATAAAGAGGATCTACTATTCGTGAATTTAAGTACAG GTAAAGTGGAAATAATCACCGGAGTAGGAATTGCCTCCTCGATGTCAAATTGGGACAACTCAGCCCGTCCAATTACGACAGCAGGCCGGTTTGGAGGGTTCCTGGCCAG